A window of Solea senegalensis isolate Sse05_10M linkage group LG20, IFAPA_SoseM_1, whole genome shotgun sequence contains these coding sequences:
- the mrpl24 gene encoding probable 39S ribosomal protein L24, mitochondrial — protein MRLTTLLSMAVRVIIPKDYRYGTNRPWTMAAKRLNPAGKRRRKVFVEPMAPEDWTVVKGDRVEILAGKDKGKQGKVIQVFRHRNWVILEGLNIHYRFLGRTSDYRGTYIASEAPLLLRDIALIDPSDRKPTEVEWRYTEEGERVRVSVRTSRIIPKPIVERKDSIVPEQWKDGPKDTSPSDTLEKTYVPSLKTLEEEVMEKLGIQENRRQRTSFWY, from the exons ATGAGGCTGACCACTCTCCTGTCAATGGCAGTCAGGGTTATTATACCCAAGGACTACCGGTACGGCACCAACAGACCGTGGACTATGGCTGCTAAAAGGTTGAATCCAgcggggaagaggaggagaaaggtgTTCGTGGAGCCTATGGCACCGGAAGACTGGACTGTCGTCAAAGGAGACAGG gtAGAGATTCTTGCAGGGAAGGACAAAGGGAAGCAGGGAAAAGTGATCCAAGTCTTCAGACACAGAAACTGGGTTATCCTGGAGGGACTTAACATT CATTACAGGTTCTTGGGACGAACTTCAGATTATCGTGGGACCTACATTGCCAGTGAGGCTCCCCTTCTGCTGCGCGATATCGCCCTCATTGACCCCTCCGACAG GAAACCCACTGAAGTCGAGTGGAGATATACAGAAGAGGGTGAGAGAGTCAGAGTATCGGTGAGGACAAGTCGAATCATTCCTAAGCCTATCGTGGAGCGAAAAGACAGCATTGTGCCAGAGCAGTGGAAAG ATGGTCCCAAAGACACCAGTCCTTCAGACACTTTAGAAAAGACTTATGTACCATCTCTGAAAACACTGGAGGAAGAAGTCATGGAGAAGCTGGGTATTCAGGAGAACAGACGGCAAAGAACCTCATTCTGGTACTGA